One genomic window of Erinaceus europaeus chromosome 7, mEriEur2.1, whole genome shotgun sequence includes the following:
- the COL2A1 gene encoding collagen alpha-1(II) chain isoform X3, with the protein MTRLGAPQKLVLLTLLVAAVLRCQGQDVRKPGPKGQKGEPGDIKDIVGPKGPPGPQGPAGEQGPRGDRGDKGEKGAPGPRGRDGEPGTPGNPGPPGPPGPPGPPGLGGNFAAQMAGGFEDKAGGAQMGVMQGPMGPMGPRGPPGPAGSPGPQGFQGNPGEPGEPGVSGPMGPRGPPGPPGKAGDDGEAGKPGKSGERGPPGPQGARGFPGTPGLPGVKGHRGYPGLDGAKGEAGAPGVKGESGSPGENGSPGPMGPRGLPGERGRTGPAGAAGARGNDGQPGPAGPPGPVGPAGGPGFPGAPGAKGEAGPTGARGPEGAQGSRGEPGTPGSPGPAGASGNPGTDGIPGAKGSAGAPGIAGAPGFPGPRGPPGPQGATGPLGPKGQTGEPGIAGFKGEQGPKGETGPAGPQGAPGPAGEEGKRGARGEPGGAGPIGPPGERGAPGNRGFPGQDGLAGPKGAPGERGPSGLAGPKGANGDPGRPGEPGLPGARGLTGRPGDAGPQGKLGPSGAPGEDGRPGPPGPQGARGQPGVMGFPGPKGANGEPGKAGEKGLAGAPGLRGLPGKDGETGAAGPPGPAGPAGERGEQGAPGPSGFQGLPGPPGPPGEGGKPGDQGIPGEAGAPGLVGPRGERGFPGERGSPGAQGLQGARGLPGTPGNDGPKGAAGAAGPPGAQGPPGLQGMPGERGAAGIAGPKGDRGDVGEKGPEGAPGKDGGRGLTGPIGPPGPAGANGEKGEVGPPGPSGTAGARGAPGERGETGPPGPAGFAGPPGADGQPGAKGEQGEAGQKGDAGAPGPQGPSGAPGPQGPTGVTGPKGARGAQGPPGATGFPGAAGRVGPPGSNGNPGPPGPPGPSGKDGPKGVRGDIGPPGRAGDPGLQGPAGTPGEKGEPGDDGPSGPDGPPGPQGLAGQRGIVGLPGQRGERGFPGLPGPSGEPGKQGAPGSSGDRGPPGPVGPPGLTGPAGEPGREGSPGADGPPGRDGAAGVKGDRGETGPLGAPGAPGPPGSPGPAGPTGKQGDRGEAGAQGPMGPSGPAGARGIPGPQGPRGDKGETGEAGERGLKGHRGFTGLQGLPGPPGPSGDQGVSGPAGPSGPRGPPGPVGPSGKDGANGIPGPIGPPGPRGRSGETGPAGPPGNPGPPGPPGPPGPGIDMSAFAGLGQREKGPDPLQYMRADQAAGDLRQHDVEVDATLKSLNNQIESIRSPEGSRKNPARTCRDLQLCHPEWKSGDYWIDPNQGCTLDAMKVFCNMETGETCVYPNPANVPKKNWWSSKSKDRKHVWFGETISGGFHFSYGDDNLPPNTANVQMTFLRLLSTEGSQNITYHCKNSIAYMDEAAGNLKKALLIQGSNDVEIRAEGNSRFTYNVLRDGCTRHTGKWGKTVIEYRSQKTSRLPIIDIAPMDIGGPEQEFGVDIGPVCFL; encoded by the exons gGAAACCTGGACCAAAG GGACAGAAAGGAGAACCTGGAGACATCAAGGAT ATTGTAGGACCCAAAGGACCCCCTGGACCACAG GGACCTGCaggtgaacaaggacccagaggTGATCGTGGTGACAAAGGTGAAAAA GGTGCTCCAGGACCTCGAGGCAGAGATGGAGAGCCTGGGACCCCTGGAAATCCTGGCCCCCCTGGTCCTCCTGGCCCCCCAGGTCCCCCTGGCCTTGGTGGA AACTTTGCTGCCCAGATGGCTGGAGGATTTGAAGATAAGGCTGGTGGTGCCCAGATGGGAGTAATGCAAGGACCGATG GGTCCCATGGGACCTCGAGGACCTCCGGGCCCTGCTGGTTCTCCC GGACCTCAAGGATTTCAAGGCAACCCTGGTGAACCTGGTGAACCCGGTGTCTCT GGTCCCATGGGCCCCCGTGGTCCTCCTGGCCCCCCTGGAAAAGCTGGTGATGAT GGTGAAGCTGGCAAGCCTGGCAAGTCTGGAGAAAGAGGCCCTCCTGGACCTCAG GGTGCTCGTGGTTTCCCAGGAACCCCAGGTCTCCCTGGTGTCAAAGGTCACAGA GGTTATCCAGGTCTGGATGGTGCTAAGGGAGAAGCCGGTGCCCCAGGTGTGAAG GGCGAGAGTGGTTCCCCTGGTGAGAATGGTTCTCCAGGTCCAATG GGTCCCCGAGGCCTGCCTGGTGAGAGAGGACGGACTGGCCCTGCTGGTGCTGCG GGTGCCCGGGGCAATGATGGTCAACCAGGTCCTGCTGGGCCTCCG gGTCCTGTGGGTCCTGCTGGTGGTCCTGGCTTCCCTGGAGCTCCTGGTGCCAAG GGTGAAGCTGGTCCCACTGGCGCAAGGGGTCCTGAAGGCGCACAGGGTTCCCGTGGTGAACCTGGCACTCCTGGGTCCCCCGGGCCTGCTGGTGCCTCT GGTAATCCTGGAACTGATGGGATTCCTGGAGCCAAAGGATCTGCT GGTGCTCCTGGCATTGCTGGTgctcctggcttccctgggccccGAGGTCCCCCTGGCCCTCAAGGTGCAACTGGTCCTCTTGGCCCCAAGGGTCAGACG ggTGAGCCTGGCATTGCTGGCTTTAAAGGCGAACAGGGCCCCAAGGGAGAAACT GGCCCTGCGGGACCCCAAGGAGCTCCTGGTCCCGCTGGCGAAGAAGGCAAAAGAGGTGCTAGAGGAGAGCCTGGCGGAGCTGGTCCCATTGGCCCCCCTGGAGAGAGA GGTGCTCCTGGCAACCGTGGTTTCCCTGGTCAAGATGGTCTCGCAGGTCCCAAG GGAGCCCCTGGAGAGCGAGGGCCCAGTGGTCTCGCAGGTCCCAAGGGTGCCAATGGTGACCCTGGTCGCCCTGGTGAGCCTGGCCTTCCCGGAGCTCGG GGTCTGACTGGTCGCCCTGGTGATGCTGGTCCTCAAGGCAAACTAGGTCCTTCT GGTGCCCCTGGTGAAGATGGTCGCCCTGGACCCCCAGGTCCTCAGGGGGCTCGTGGACAGCCTGGTGTCATGGGTTTCCCTGGCCCCAAAGGTGCCAAT ggtgagcCTGGCAAAGCTGGCGAGAAGGGCCTGGCTGGTGCTCCTGGTCTGAGG ggtctTCCTGGAAAAGATGGCGAGACAGGTGCTGCTGGACCCCCTGGACCTGCC ggacCCGCCGGTGAGCGCGGCGAGCAGGGTGCTCCTGGGCCTTCTGGCTTCCAG GGACTTCCTGGCCCTCCTGGTCCCCCAGGTGAAGGTGGAAAGCCGGGCGACCAG GGTATTCCTGGTGAAGCTGGAGCCCCTGGCCTCGTGGGTCCCAGG GGTGAAAGAGGTTTCCCTGGCGAACGTGGCTCTCCCGGTGCCCAAGGCCTGCAGGGTGCCCGTGGCCTCCCTGGCACCCCTGGCAATGATGGTCCCAAA GGTGCAGCTGGCGCAGCTGGGCCCCCTGGGGCTCAGGGTCCCCCAGGTCTGCAGGGAATGCCTGGTGAGAGGGGAGCAGCTGGCATTGCTGGACCCAAAGGAGACCGG GGTGATGTTGGTGAAAAAGGCCCTGAGGGAGCTCCTGGGAAGGATGGGGGCCGA gGTCTGACTGGTCCCATCGGCCCCCCTGGCCCTGCTGGTGCCAACGGTGAGAAG GGAGAAGTCGGCCCTCCAGGACCTTCAGGAACAGCTGGTGCTCGAGGTGCCCCG GGTGAACGTGGTGAGACTGGACCCCCTGGACCTGCCGGATTCGCTGGGCCACCT GGTGCAGATGGCCAGCCTGGTGCCAAGGGTGAGCAAGGAGAAGCCGGCCAGAAAGGTGATGCTGGTGCCCCTGGCCCTCAGGGTCCCTCTGGAGCGCCTGGGCCTCAG GGTCCTACTGGAGTGACTGGTCCTAAAGGAGCCCGAGGTGCTCAAGGTCCACCG GGCGCCACTGGATTTCCTGGAGCTGCTGGTCGTGTCGGACCCCCAGGCTCTAAT GGCAACCCTGGACCCCCTGGCCCTCCTGGTCCTTCTGGCAAAGATGGTCCCAAAGGTGTTCGAGGAGACATTGGCCCCCCTGGCAGAGCTGGTGACCCTGGTCTCCAAGGTCCTGCTGGCACCCCTGGTGAAAAGGGAGAACCTGGAGATGATGGGCCCTCA GGTCCCGACGGTCCTCCAGGTCCCCAAGGTCTGGCTGGTCAGAGGGGCATCGTGGGTCTGCCCGGACAGCGTGGCGAGCGAGGGTTCCCAGGCTTGCCTGGCCCATCC GGAGAGCCTGGCAAGCAGGGAGCTCCTGGGTCCTCTGGAGACCGAGGTCCCCCTGGCCCCGTGGGTCCTCCTGGCCTGACTGGTCCTGCTGGTGAACCTGGACGAGAG GGAAGCCCTGGTGCTGATGGTCCCCCCGGCAGAGATGGTGCGGCTGGCGTGAAG GGTGATCGTGGTGAGACTGGCCCCCTGGGTGCTCCTGGAGCCCCTGGACCCCCCGGCTCTCCTGGACCCGCTGGCCCAACTGGCAAACAGGGAGACCGAGGAGAAGCT GGCGCACAAGGCCCCATGGGACCTTCAGGACCAGCCGGAGCCCGGGGAATCCCA GGCCCTCAAGGCCCCCGAGGTGACAAAGGAGAAACTGGAGAGGCTGGCGAGAGGGGACTGAAGGGACACCGAGGCTTCACTGGTCTGCAGGGTCTGCCTGGCCCTCCT GGTCCTTCTGGAGACCAAGGTGTTTCTGGTCCTGCTGGTCCTTCTGGTCCAAGA GGTCCCCCTGGCCCTGTTGGTCCCTCTGGCAAAGATGGTGCTAATGGAATCCCAGGCCCCATTGGACCTCCTGGCCCCCGTGGACGCTCTGGTGAAACTGGCCCTGCT GGTCCTCCTGGAAATCCTGGACCCCCTGGCCCTCCAGGTCCCCCTGGCCCTGGCATTGACATGTCTGCCTTTGCTGGCTtgggccagagagagaagggtccAGACCCCCTGCAGTACATGCGGGCCGACCAGGCAGCTGGTGACCTGAGGCAGCATGACGTGGAGGTGGATGCCACACTCAAGTCCCTCAACAACCAGATTGAAAGCATCCGGAGCCCCGAGGGCTCTCGCAAGAACCCCGCTCGCACCTGCCGGGACCTGCAGCTTTGCCACCCCGAATGGAAGAGCG GAGACTACTGGATCGACCCCAACCAGGGCTGCACCTTGGAtgccatgaaagtcttctgcaacaTGGAGACTGGCGAGACCTGCGTCTACCCCAACCCTGCCAACGTGCCCAAGAAGAACTGGTGGAGCAGCAAGAGCAAGGACAGGAAACACGTCTGGTTTGGAGAGACCATCAGCGGTGGCTTCCAC TTCAGCTATGGAGATGACAACCTGCCTCCCAACACTGCCAACGTCCAGATGACCTTCCTGCGCCTACTGTCCACCGAGGGCTCCCAGAACATCACCTACCACTGCAAGAACAGTATTGCCTACATGGACGAGGCAGCCGGCAACCTCAAGAAGGCCCTGCTCATCCAAGGCTCCAACGACGTGGAGATCCGGGCTGAGGGCAACAGCAGGTTCACCTACAATGTCCTGAGGGACGGCTGCACG agaCACACCGGTAAGTGGGGCAAGACGGTCATTGAGTACCGGTCACAGAAGACCTCGCGCCTGCCCATCATTGACATTGCACCCATGGACATCGGAGGGCCTGAGCAGGAATTTGGTGTGGACATAGGGCCTGTCTGCTTCTTGTaa